The Komagataeibacter xylinus DNA window CCTGTGAATCGCGGTATTCCATGAGGTCGGGACAGACATCAAATGCTTTTGTATCAAGAGCAATGGAATCAAGTGCTTCGGCAGGAACCCCGATTGCTCCTGCCAGAGCTGCCTTACGGACGGCATACTCGCGCCGCAGATCACTGACAGACAACTCGGCATGGATCATTTCCGTCCGTACCTGCGATATTTCGAGAGCGGATGCTCGCCCCTGATCAAAACGTGCCTGTTCCAGGGTAAAGAGTTCGCGTTTAGCTGCCGCAGTCTCTTCCACAAGCTTGAGGCGCCCGGATACAGCCCAGACGCCGAGAAGAGCAGACCGCGTGTCGCTGCGTAGTTTCCATGCAGTATTGATGACTTCCCATTGCGCGACGGCAGCCCGATATCTGGCTTCTTTGATACGGTGATAACGCCTGCCGAAAAATTCGATCAGTATTGACGCGCCGTAGCCGACGTAATGAGCCGATGGGCCACCCAGCACCGTGAAACTGGGATTGGGCAGTTGACCGGCTGTCTTGATTCCAGCGCGAGCCGTTTCCAGTTCAGCTTTAGCTACAAGGATATCGGGATGAAAATACAAGGTAGCAAGCGTCAGGCGAGTGATGCCCCATGCGTTTTCCTGACTCGATACGTTTGGTCCGAGAACTTTTGTAATGAATTCTTGCAATCCGGCATCCGTAAATTGACGGCTGGAAAATTTCTGGACATCTGATTCCGGCGAAATATTTGAGTGATCACTATTTGTACAGCCACAGAGCAGGGGAAAAATCAGGAGAATGAATGCCGCATTATAGCGTGTGCGTCTCCTTACCTGCTTAATATATTCTAGAGTATTATATGATTTATACATTGATATGTCGTGATATATCTGATTTGTTATCTGTTAGTTCTACTCTCGATTGTCGCATAATCTGCACACCTCCACTAATACCAAGCATCGCAAGGATGGCAGCTACCGCAATATCCGGCCACGCAGAACGAGTGCCAAACACGCCCAGAGCTGCCAGCACAACGGCAACATTTCCGATCGCATCATTACGAGAGCAGATCCATACAGAACGGCGGTTGGCATCACCTTTCCGGTGTGTCCATAATATGAGGGCACAGGCCAGATTGACCGCGAGGGCAAGCAGACCAATGCCGCCCATTGCGTCTGGGTGAGGCGGATGGTTGCTGTTCATTACTATCCACCCAGCATTGGCCATTACCCATAGCCCAGCCATGAACAGGGTCAGGCCTTTCAGAAAGGCCGCGCCAACTCGCCATCGCAATGCCATTCCGGCAACACTGAGGCTTATTGCGTAGTTGGCGCTGTCGCCAAGGAAATCAATCGCGTCCGCCTGTACGGATGCAGATCCAACCGACACGCCAGCCCCAGCTTCAACGGCAAACATGCTGGCATTGAGAAAAAGCGCGATCAGGAGCGCTCTCCGCCATGATTTATTGATTGGTAGCGGCGTATCTGTGCATCCACCACAGCATCCTCCTGCCATCCAGCGCCTCCCTGACGAATCATCTGTTTTAATGTATGCTCCCTGTAGCAACTACAGGGTCAAGAGGCAGGGAATGCGATCGATTGGTGCCTTGGGGAAGGCGACGAATACCAAAGTCGAGACGATCCGCTATTACGAACGGATCGGTCTTCTGGCTCCGCCACAGCGGACCGATGGCAATTATCGCACTTATGATGATGAGGCACTCGCGAGACTGTCTTTTATTCGTCGATCTCGGGATCTGGGTTTTTCATTAGACCAGGTAAGAGCTCTATTATCCCTAACGGATCAGGGAACCCAGGATTGTAAGACAGTTGATAGAATTGCTCGTGACCATATGGCAGAAATTGAGCGCAAAATTGCGGATCTCATCGCATTGCGCCATGAACTTTCTACGATGATAGAATCATGCGGGGGAGGTAATATTTCAGAATGCCGAATTATTGAAGCACTTTCTCCGTTTGATAATTAGTTCTCCTGACTTTTTTCGCAGCCAGTCGATTCTGCATTTGACGGAAGATTACCCGAAATAGTTATACGGCCTCATCCTCACGTGTCAGAATCTGAAAAATCCTCATGGAAAATTCAAGGACTATACGTGCTCCCATGGTGGCAGTTTATGATCAGGCCAGTTCTGAAGCAGACATTCGGCTTCCCCCCCTTATCCACCTGCCTGCTCCGTCCATGTTGAACAGACAGACGGCCCACGCCTCGTTTCGGACGCCGAGCGCAGCCCTGAGTTTCCCCGACGCGGACATGGCTACATGGCGCGGGAGGATTGGGCTCTGTCAGACCCGCGCGGCTCGCCTATAGCTGTTGAGCCGCGTAATTTTCGCCCCACAGCTTCATCGCTTCCAGGACAGGCGCAAGCGTCCTGCCCCGCTCCGTGAGCGAGTATTCAACCCGGGGAGGCACTTCCGCGAACACCTCACGACGGATCACGCCATGTTCTTCCAACTGCCGGAGTTGGAGCGTGAGCGAGCGTTGCGTCACCCCACCAATCAGGCGGCGTAGTTCACCGAACCGCTTCGTCCCGCCGAGGAGATAATGAAGGATCAGCGGCTTCCATTTGCCGCCGGCAACTTCGACTGTGACTTCGACGGCACAGCGAAAAGGCTTCGGATCTGATGTCATAAGGCTATTAGTATACTATCTATCTCTATATATCAAATAAGTGCCTTCTTGCATAAAAGCCTGCATGTGAAGATTTTCTGCTCTGTAGCGTCCGCTTTGTGGCGTCCTCCAACAGTAGGAATTGATCATGCGTGCCATTTACTACGACCGCCAGAGTGCGGCGGACGATGTCCTGATCCTCGGCAATCTCCCGACTCCCTCGCCCAAGGCGGGCGACGTTCTCGTGCGCGTACACATGTCTGGCGTTAATCCGACCGATATGAAAGCACGGACCGGATTCTCGTCTGCTATGCCCTATGAACGCATCATTCCTCACCAGGATGGTGCCGGTGTGATCGAAGCTGTGGGCATGGGCGTCCCGGCATCGAGGATTGGGGAACGTGTGTGGATCTTTGAAGCGCAGGCAGGTCGTGCCGAGGGAACAGCGGCTGATTATGTCGTCGTTCCTTCCGCCAATGCGGTGCCGCTGCCGGCCACGACGTCGTATGAAATCGGCGCATCTCT harbors:
- a CDS encoding helix-turn-helix domain-containing protein, coding for MTSDPKPFRCAVEVTVEVAGGKWKPLILHYLLGGTKRFGELRRLIGGVTQRSLTLQLRQLEEHGVIRREVFAEVPPRVEYSLTERGRTLAPVLEAMKLWGENYAAQQL
- a CDS encoding helix-turn-helix domain-containing protein is translated as MRSIGALGKATNTKVETIRYYERIGLLAPPQRTDGNYRTYDDEALARLSFIRRSRDLGFSLDQVRALLSLTDQGTQDCKTVDRIARDHMAEIERKIADLIALRHELSTMIESCGGGNISECRIIEALSPFDN
- a CDS encoding cation transporter, encoding MAGGCCGGCTDTPLPINKSWRRALLIALFLNASMFAVEAGAGVSVGSASVQADAIDFLGDSANYAISLSVAGMALRWRVGAAFLKGLTLFMAGLWVMANAGWIVMNSNHPPHPDAMGGIGLLALAVNLACALILWTHRKGDANRRSVWICSRNDAIGNVAVVLAALGVFGTRSAWPDIAVAAILAMLGISGGVQIMRQSRVELTDNKSDISRHINV
- a CDS encoding TolC family protein, which encodes MYKSYNTLEYIKQVRRRTRYNAAFILLIFPLLCGCTNSDHSNISPESDVQKFSSRQFTDAGLQEFITKVLGPNVSSQENAWGITRLTLATLYFHPDILVAKAELETARAGIKTAGQLPNPSFTVLGGPSAHYVGYGASILIEFFGRRYHRIKEARYRAAVAQWEVINTAWKLRSDTRSALLGVWAVSGRLKLVEETAAAKRELFTLEQARFDQGRASALEISQVRTEMIHAELSVSDLRREYAVRKAALAGAIGVPAEALDSIALDTKAFDVCPDLMEYRDSQDMRYQAVMQRADLRELLASYDAARQALRVEVSRRYPDVTISPAYNWDISNRFEVNPSLQIPIFNQNEGPIAEAVGQEHEAAARLRRAENTVFKSISQATANYRGTTSILLQADELAKTVRVRLNQMQHRLQSGAIDRPTMVMTHIEQIQAETALLEAEIQQRQAIGQIEDGMQQPIFDHTSAAQVSGLLENNQRNSP